GGTTAAATAAACTACGAATGTCCCGGTAACAAATATCATCAGGCGCAAAAATAAAAACCATAAGGTATAGCCAAATACCAAACGCAAAAATAACAAGACTCCTACAATTGCGGCACCAATGCCCAAATCATAAGGAATATCGGTAACAAAAAAAGCAGATACTAAAAATAATATCGACAGCAGGGAAGATATAATTTTCTGCGGCAGGCCATGTATCACAACATTGGATTCCAGCCGATTCAACAGATTCTGTATCCACGACTGAGTACCCGATTCATGCACACGCCAATTCACTCTGGCAGCCCATTCCAGCAGCCCAACAATTAATAAACAGGCAGTTACATAAATAACCAGCAGCAACGCATCTGATTCATAACGCATCAGTAATGCTGTGATAACAAAAGAAACCTGTACCAGATAGATGATAACAACGGATTCTGTCTGATCAAAACCCAGGTTAAGCAATTTATGATGAAAATGGGTCTTATCAGGAGAAAAGGGTGAGCGTCCCTCATAGATACGTCGTGTCATCACCATCAGGGTATCCAGAATCGGCAGACCCAGGAGTAAAATCGGTAATACCGGACTCAGTGCAGTATTCTCCTGCTGTGTGAGTAAAACCGATAGAATGCCCACACTAAAGCCCAAAAACTGGCTACCCGTGTCACCCATAAATATAACGGCTGGATGGGTATTAAAACGAAGAAACCCTATAATAGCGCCAATAACCGCCAATGCCAAAAACAAAACGACATAACCATCTGAAAGATAAGATAATATTGCGACACCCGCCAGACTTAATAGCGTTAACCCTGCCGCCAGGCCATCAAGGCCATCTGCCAGATTAAAGGCATTAGTCACCCCCACCAAAAATATCAATGTAAAAATACACGCGGGGGTATAAAACCAATACTCAGCACTAATAAAGGGCACCCGGCTAAAAACCACATCGCCCAGATAAACGACAATCAGGATAGCTAAAAACTGCCCGATAAACTTAATTCGATAATCCAGATCCGTGCAATCATCCCACATACCAAAAATTGCCAGCACAATAACGCCGGCAAGAAGTGCATAGATTTGCCCTGTCATAGGCATCCATACCAACATCGCAGTAATAACGCCCACGACCATTGCAACACCACCAATTCTTGGAATAGCGATGGCATGAACCTTGCGCTCATCGGGAATATCAATGATGTTCATACGCTCCGCCATCTTCATTAGCGGAGGGATAAGCACCATCGTTACAATCAGTGACGACAGGAAGGAGAAAAATATCAGCATGAATTAAATACTATTCAGGTACATATTCAGGAATTAATGGCGCAATCTTCTTGCTAAAGGCCTCAAGCCTACGGTCGGCAATACTGATATCCTGCCCTTTGCTTAAGCTTGTTGTTAACCGGATCAAGGCACCATCTGAACGATTCATCTTCAACGCATCCCAGAACAGGAACCATTTCATCATATACTCATTAGTAATGATGCGCCCCCGTTGCTGGAACCAGTAATAAACTAATTGCTGTATTTCACCTTTTTTGATCACCAAACGATTCACTCGCAAAGGCACACCACCAATCGTTGCACCTTCAATCAAATGCTGATTATGCTCAGCAATACGCCATCCGCCGCCCGGAATACAGGATTTTGGTGAGTGAATAGAGGCCCCTTTCTTCTGCGAAATATAATAAGCCGAATAAAAATTCACACTGCCGCCATCCGGTGCCCTGTAATCAATAATGGCATAATCCGTCAACTTCAACGTATCAAGATAGATCTGCTCCAGGTAACCTTTACGTCCTGTCCAGCCATCAAAACTACGCGGGAACTCATAAAACACCTTTTCCCGAGTCGGTTCAATCTCAACCCTCTCAGACGATGTTGCCGCCAACACCGAAACCCCCGCCAATAAAGCTAGCGCAATGTATAATTGTAACGGTATCTTACGAACCCTAATCTCGGCACCATCCGGTGTGGGCGCAGGAAAGTCCAGGCCAAATGCCTCTCGTAAGGGTAATTTATCCTTACCAATCATTGCCAGAATCCACATCTCCAGCATCAAGATGGCGATACAGCCCATAAAGACAACCCAGCCTTCAAAATCATGCAGAAAGCCTTCTGCCATTTCCGGCCCCCAATACTCAACCATAACGCCAATAGCACCAATCCTGAAACTGTTCATTAATACAGTAATAGGGATAGTTGATAAAAATATAACAGCCTTTTTCCACCATGCCCCGGTAAAGAAATAGGCCGCCATAAAGCCTAGTGTCATCAAGGGAAACAGATAATTCAAGCCACTACAGGCCTCAACAACCTGTAATTTATAAGCCCCCAGATCAATCACATTGCCTTCAAGGTAAACGCTAATATCCATTGCGCGTATAACAGCCACGCCTATTTGGGAAGATATCAACTGAAGTTCAGAGGAAAGGTTATTTAATACAAATGCCGGCAACGGGATCATGAACAACAAGATCAGCATAGGCACCAGAATGACCGCAAATGCCTTGCGTCCCAATATAGTAAGCACTACACCAAATAAGGCAAACAGAAAGGCATATTGTATCAGGGTATAAATGGCTGCCAGTTCACCAACAAAAAATAGAACCAACCCAAAAGCGACCACACCAACCCCGAACCAGGATGGCTGGAATTCTATTGCCTCTAATTGATCACTTTTTTGCCAGATAAGAAATAAGGTGATAAATGGGATAATAAAACCATGTCCGTATTCTTCCTGGTTTTCCCAGGTTGTTACCATCGATTCCAGACCGTCGTAATAAATCACAACCATCAACAGGCCACTAAGAACTAATAATGCCCAAAATAGTGGTGATTCTCTCCAAACCAACTGACTTTCATTTTTTATTACACTCATACCTTACAAAACCTCTCAATCAATATGTTGGATATACCCACTAACCCAGTTCCTGAATACTCAAATCCACTTGATAACCCCAATCAGGGAGGTAGACACCAAAGCGCTGCCTTAATTCATTTGTTGATAAGCGAGAATTGAGCGGTCTTTTAGCCGGTGTTGGGTATTCTGTTGTTTTAATAGGATTGATATCTTTAACAATAATCTTCCGATCAGACAAAGTGGATCGTGCTGACTGAATAATCCTTTGTGCGAAGCCATGCCATGAGGTTTCACCGGCAGATGCCAGGTGATACAAACCCGACTTAAAACGGCCTTGTTTCAATTCAAAGTACGCACACCTAACAATATAAGACGTCGCATCTGCGACCAGTCTTGCCGAAGTAGGCGCACCTATTTGATCACCCACAATATTCAATTCTTCCCGTTCACCCGCCAATCTTAACATCGACAATAAAAAATT
The Gammaproteobacteria bacterium genome window above contains:
- a CDS encoding undecaprenyl/decaprenyl-phosphate alpha-N-acetylglucosaminyl 1-phosphate transferase produces the protein MLIFFSFLSSLIVTMVLIPPLMKMAERMNIIDIPDERKVHAIAIPRIGGVAMVVGVITAMLVWMPMTGQIYALLAGVIVLAIFGMWDDCTDLDYRIKFIGQFLAILIVVYLGDVVFSRVPFISAEYWFYTPACIFTLIFLVGVTNAFNLADGLDGLAAGLTLLSLAGVAILSYLSDGYVVLFLALAVIGAIIGFLRFNTHPAVIFMGDTGSQFLGFSVGILSVLLTQQENTALSPVLPILLLGLPILDTLMVMTRRIYEGRSPFSPDKTHFHHKLLNLGFDQTESVVIIYLVQVSFVITALLMRYESDALLLVIYVTACLLIVGLLEWAARVNWRVHESGTQSWIQNLLNRLESNVVIHGLPQKIISSLLSILFLVSAFFVTDIPYDLGIGAAIVGVLLFLRLVFGYTLWFLFLRLMIFVTGTFVVYLTGIYQPGLSLYPPMTEYIFYGVVFVLLIIGIRFSSEDRFKLNPTDYLLVFAVFALAAVSEQNLHEYKVLSNIIKMMVLFYASEFILRRMTSRWNVFTVSSLLCLGVIGVRGLL
- the xrtD gene encoding VPLPA-CTERM-specific exosortase XrtD — translated: MSVIKNESQLVWRESPLFWALLVLSGLLMVVIYYDGLESMVTTWENQEEYGHGFIIPFITLFLIWQKSDQLEAIEFQPSWFGVGVVAFGLVLFFVGELAAIYTLIQYAFLFALFGVVLTILGRKAFAVILVPMLILLFMIPLPAFVLNNLSSELQLISSQIGVAVIRAMDISVYLEGNVIDLGAYKLQVVEACSGLNYLFPLMTLGFMAAYFFTGAWWKKAVIFLSTIPITVLMNSFRIGAIGVMVEYWGPEMAEGFLHDFEGWVVFMGCIAILMLEMWILAMIGKDKLPLREAFGLDFPAPTPDGAEIRVRKIPLQLYIALALLAGVSVLAATSSERVEIEPTREKVFYEFPRSFDGWTGRKGYLEQIYLDTLKLTDYAIIDYRAPDGGSVNFYSAYYISQKKGASIHSPKSCIPGGGWRIAEHNQHLIEGATIGGVPLRVNRLVIKKGEIQQLVYYWFQQRGRIITNEYMMKWFLFWDALKMNRSDGALIRLTTSLSKGQDISIADRRLEAFSKKIAPLIPEYVPE